The genomic stretch GAGAAAGTATAATCAAAATAAGCTTGAAAAATCTTCCCCAATTCTCTTACATCTTTGGAATAGACCTTATGGCATTAAaggtgatgaaaaagaaaaataaatttcttttactaaaataaaagagacaaatttaagagacataattgcaataaaataaatcaaataaataaataaatgaaagacacAAATGTTTTAATTATCTAGCTAATAGAAAATTTGAGATCCAAACACAAATCTTTGATTGAATTGATGAAAGATTTGTAGGAAAGATCCATGGAggtagaataaaaataaaaataatgaaaggGATAAACAATTTTTAGAGCGAattgcgcgaaatgtcactaaactatttcaaagtgccggttctggtcactaaacttttttattagcgcGAAATGTCACTGAACTAGTAAATCTATACCGTTTTGGTCACTCCGTGTATTTGTGCCGTTAGGAGAGACGGAAATCAACTTTTTGAGGGGCAAATTTGTCTGCACAGCCTTTTCCTTGAAGCTTTTACATAATCAATGGTTCCGTATCCGGCAAAGACATAAAGGAGATGGCTGATCTGAATGGCGGCACCATCAAACTTCAACCAAAAAATGCAGGCGAAATTTTTCATAGTtgtaaaaaagaagaaaactcaAATGCTGCTGACTGCTCTGCTGAGTGAGTGACGACTGAGAAGGAAGGAAGGAGAGTAGAGAGAAGAATGGTGGCCGCCGCCTATTCGCCGTCTCATCTCTCTCGCGACCCACACCTCTTCTGTAACTCTCTTTATCCCactcacctccaccaactcagaATCATCCCCCATAACGCCCTCGCTTTTCCTCCTCTCAAGCCCCATCCAAAACCTTCCCTCTCTATACCGGCTTCCCAACAACAATCCCCCTCAATTTCCCAAATTCCTCACCGCCCAGATGCTAAAACCATCTCCTCTTCCTCAAAAAGCTATATCTGGGTCAACCCCAACAGCTCCAGGGCATCAAAGCTCAGGCGCAATTCCTACGATTTCAGGTATGCTTCTTTAGTCCAAGCTTCCCAACAATTGGACTCGTGTGACCCTGTAGAAGCTGACGTTATTAGTATTTTGGCTAATTTGGGTGGCAAAGTTGTAGAGCAAGATGCTGCCGTTGTGCTCAATAACATGTCCAACTCTGAAACTGCGCCTTTGGTGCTGAGTTACTTTCTGGAAAGGCTTAAGTTGAAGAAAGAAGTGATTTTGTATAATGTTACCTTCAAGGTGTTTAGAAAATGTAGAGACTTGGACAGAGCCGAGAAATTGTTTACGGATATGATTGAGAGAGGAGTTAAGCCCGATAATGTCACCTTTTCCACCATAATTAGCTGCGCCAGGCTGTCTTCTTTACCTGAGAAAGCCGTCCAGTGGTTCGAAAAAATGCCGTCTTTTGGGTGTGAACCGGATGAGGTTACCTATTCTGTGATGATTGATGCGTACGGGAAGGCTGGGAATGTAAATATGGTATAGCACTATGGTTGTAGGTGAAGAAGAATGAGGGCataaattttttaactattgtgTAGACGAAATTACCCCTCAAAAAGTTGATTTCCGTCTCTCCTAACGGCACAAATACACGGAGTGACCAAAACGGTATAGATTTACTAGTTCAGTGACATTTCgcgctaataaaaaagtttaatgACCAGAACCGGCACTttgaaatagtttagtgacatttcgcgcaatTCGCTCCAATTTTTATGATAGAGTTTCACAAATTTTGCTTTGCTTTGTTCATTTGGTTTAGGTTTCATCAAGAATATTCGTTTTCTTCAAACAAGATGAGGAGAGGCAGATCATATGGAATTAGAATATGAGGCTGTGAGCCACTTCAATCACACTTAggattaaaaattagaaaattataaaatgactcctaattttttaatatttatctAATATACCCTGCGGTCGGATACTCGCAAGTTTTTATTTTCCTGATTCGTATCCCTATCCTTTTTTGCGAATATCTGCCCCGCTAAGAAAAATCGAATCGAATCAGATTGGTCAGGTTTAGGATCGGGTTGATAATGTGCTCCAACAAGGACAAATTCATATTGCTCCACTGACGAACAGTTCCAGTAGCCAAATACAAGTATTAAGTTATGCGAAGTGTTTCAGCCAGAAAACCACTTGTATAGTTGTATATACGGAACAAGTGGACGGAATTAAAAGTTCAGACACACAATCATAAATAAAACCCAAAATCTCCATCGAACTCTATATGTGGATACTCAATTGTTATTATGGTCAGGAAGGATATTGAGCATATCATGGCCCCAAAAACTAAGACAAATTTCTAACTTTGTGATGgatttcaaaaaaattctgCAAAAGGGATGAATTTGGAATGGAATTCCGATCAGCTCTTTGCATTCAGAAAATGCGAGGTCATGAATGCGAGCTCACGTGTTAAAAAAAGGACTACCCACACATTATTCACTTTGGCTAATATATTAACCCAAAAGCTGTCCCCTTCTGATTTTATCCATATCTTGGAGTATTCTAAGACTATTATGTCTGTTTCTTTTGCTGTAAAACCATGATGAAAACTTGCCTCTTTCGCCAAATGATGCCGGTAGCTTTTGGCCTCTGTTTTGCAGCTTTTGCTCAACACTCTCGGCTCTGTTTGCCAGCTTTCCG from Coffea eugenioides isolate CCC68of chromosome 8, Ceug_1.0, whole genome shotgun sequence encodes the following:
- the LOC113780923 gene encoding pentatricopeptide repeat-containing protein At4g16390, chloroplastic-like; protein product: MVAAAYSPSHLSRDPHLFCNSLYPTHLHQLRIIPHNALAFPPLKPHPKPSLSIPASQQQSPSISQIPHRPDAKTISSSSKSYIWVNPNSSRASKLRRNSYDFRYASLVQASQQLDSCDPVEADVISILANLGGKVVEQDAAVVLNNMSNSETAPLVLSYFLERLKLKKEVILYNVTFKVFRKCRDLDRAEKLFTDMIERGVKPDNVTFSTIISCARLSSLPEKAVQWFEKMPSFGCEPDEVTYSVMIDAYGKAGNVNMV